The DNA window CCGCCCTGGTTGGTCGTCTGCTGCGGCGGGGCGAAGGGCGTCAGCTGCGAGGCTGCCTGCGAGGCGCCGGCGTAGCCATACATCGCGGCGACGTCCTGGGCCCACATTTCGCCGTAGGCGACCTCGGTGGCCGCGATCGCCGGCGTGTTCTGCCCCAACAAATTGGTCGCGACCAGCGACGTCAACTGAGAACGGTTCGCCGCGATCACCGATGGGTGCACCGTCATCGCGTACGCCGACTCGTAGGCCGTCGCAGCGCCTTTGGCCTGGGCACCGGCCTGCGTCGCCTGCTCGGCGGTGGCGTTCAGCCAGGCGAGTTGCGCTGCGGCCGCGGCCGCCGCCGTCACCGCGGACGGCCCCTGCCACGGCTCATCGGTGAGCCCCGAGATCACGGACTCGATGTCGGCCGCCGTGGCGTGCAGCTCATTGGCCAGCTCTTCCCACGCCGCTGCCGCTGCCAGCATCGACGCCGAGCCAGGGCCTGCATACATGCGGCCGGAGTTGACCTCCGGCGGCAATACCGCGAAGTGCATTGATTTCCTCTGGGATCGTGGAGGCGCCGGTCATACCGCCCCCGCTCACGTTCCCTTTCGTACCACGCACTCCCGATTCTCAATCCTGCAGAAAAACCTCGGCACCCGAAGCGTGGTCCCGCGATCACGTTTGTCGATCGCACTGCTGCGCTGGCATTTCGACGGACGATCGAAAGTTGTTGCCTACAGCCAAATCTGGTGAATCAGCCTAAAGTGAACATACTCACACCGTGATCGCGGTACCCATAACCGGCGGACCGCTATTTCGACAGCCGAAGTGTTCAGGGGTCGCTGGAGTACTCGGGGAGCCAACGCACCTGCGCGATGCGTTCGGTGAGTTCTGCGTCGCTGCGCGCCGGAGCGACACCATCCGCGACGGCCTGCACGGCGACGGCGTGCGCGATCCGGACCGCGATGTCGGGCACATCTGACCACGCGGGCAGCAGCGGCTGGTCGGGGTCGGCGAGGGCTGGCGACGCCTCCCCCAAGGTCTCCGCCGCGACCCGCATCATTTCGTCAGTGACGCAAGTCGCCTCGGCGGCGGTCACGGCAAGACCCATCGCAGGAAAGATGTAGACGTTATTACATTGAGCGACAGAGTGTTCCACACCGTTTCGGTGCAGCGGCGCGAACGGTGAGCCGGTGGCGATCAGGGCGCGTCCGTCGGTCCACTGATCCAGCTCGGCGGGGTGCGCCTCGGCGCGGCTCGTCGGGTTGGACAGCGGAAAAATGATCGGCCGCTCCGTCTTGGCGGCAATCTCGCGCACGATGCTCTCGGTGAAGGCACCCGCCGCGGTCGACAGGCCGAGCAGCACACCCACGTCGACATGGTGGACGACGTCGGCGAGCTGGGCGGGACCCAACAAACCCCAGCCCGCGACACGACCGGCCGGCTGGGCGAACCCACGCTGGGCATCGGACAGATCGGTGCGGTCATCGGTGAGCAGGCCAACCACGTCGACGACCCAGATGCGCTGCGACGCAGCTTGTTGGGACAACCCCTCGTTCATCATCTGCCTGCGAATCATGTCGAGCACCCCGATACCGGCCGAGCCGGCGCCGAGCATGACGACCTGTTGCTGCGAGAGCGGGCGGCCGGCGACCTTGGCGGCGCCGTGCAGCGCTCCGACGGTGACGGCGGCGGTCCCCTGGATGTCGTCGTTGAAGGTGAGGAGCTTGTCGCGGTAGCGGGCCAGGATCGGCAGCGCATGCGCCGTCGCGAAGTCCTCCCACTGCAGCAGCACGTTCGGCAGGTGCTTGCGCACCGCGGCGACGAACTTGTCGACGAACGCGTGGTAAGCGTCGTCGTCGATGCGCCGGTGCCGCCAGCCCAGGTATTGCGGATCGTCGAGGAGTTCGCTGTTGTCGGTGCCCACGTCGAGCACGATCGGCAGGGTGCGCGCGGGATCGATGCCGCCGATCAGGGTGTAGAGGGACAGCTTTCCGATCGGGATGCCCATCCCGCCGATGCCCTGATCGCCGAGGCCGAGGATGCGCTGCCCGTCGGTGACCACGATCACATCGACCTCACGCTGCGGCCGGTTGTTCAGCACCTCGTCCAGACAATTCCCCTCGGCGTAGGACACGAACAGTCCTCGCGGCCGCCGGTAGATCTCACTGAAACGCTGGCAGGCCTCCCCTACGGTGGGTGTGTAGACGATCGGCAGCGCCTCGGCGATGTGGTCGAGCAACACCCGGTAGAACAGCGTCTCGTTGCGGTCCTGCAATGCCCGCAGATAGATGTGTTTGTCGAGATCATCGCGGCGAGTGGAGAATTCGTGCCAGCAGTGCGCGGCTTGCTGCTGCAATGTCTTCACCGTCGTCGGCAGCAAACCCAAGAGGCCAAGCCGCCGCCGCTCGGCCTCGGTGAAGGCGGTGCCTTTGGTGGTCAACGCATCGAACAGTCTGGCCGGTCCCCGGAGTTCATCGGCCATCGACAACGTCCCTTCTGTGGGGATCTCGCGGCGAGGGAAACGACGGTCTGTCCAGACCATCATCGATCATCCCGAGCGCTTTGTCTGCGGGTCGCCGTCCCTGCGCTGCCGCGGCCGCGCGCATCAACCAACTTGAGATCCGCGCTGAGCACGTTTCGTTTGGCGGACCGCCGGGTTCACCGCGTACAGAGCCACCTGCTGAATCGCGGACTTCGCTGCTTATCCAACTGGCGCGCAGTATTTCGGCAGGCGCACACGAATTTCCTGCCGTTCTGGGCCCTTCGTTTCCCGGCTACCCGGGGCGTGACTCAACCTGGGTCACAGTTTGCTATCGGTGTCCCGGTTCCCGTCGAACTTCGTTACTGCGGTTGACATCATCAGGGGCGTACGACCCAGTGACGCGGCGTTTTCGCGGTTCGACGGGTTGTTTGCCCGAATCATCGACGAGAGGAATCTTTGGCTGACACTATTCCAATACGGCCGTACATCACGATATGGTAACCGAGGCGCGGTTCTGGTAGGCCCGCCAGTGTCACGTGTGGCCTCGCCAAGACAGCGCTCGCTCTGCGGGTGGGAATCGACAGATTGGGTCATCGCGTCGAGGTAAATGTTTGTCCAGTGGTTCCGTGTTAATTGTGCGCGAATTAAATGACCCTCATTTGTCGACTACATCACACGAGCAAGCAACGGTTGGCAGAAATCTCCTGGGCGATTGCTCGGGCCCGAGAGGGGAATCTTATGATTGCGCCGCGGGATCGCCGGAGAGTCATTTATTTGCGCTGCTTGATCCCTTGCAGACCGCCAACCCAGACCACAGCTAGTTCACTCTCTGGTGCGCATTGGTCGACGCAGCGCCCTGCAAGTCACTTGCTGGGCCTGCGGACGAGGAGCGCTGCGGCCATCAACTCGCTCAGCAAGTCGTGCGCGTTGCCGTTAAGGTCATCCGGACCGGTGTCGCCAGCTGACGAACGAAAGGTAGCGCATGTTCTTGGGCACGGTTGAGGACTGGACAACCGAGGGCACCGTCGTATCCTGGTATCCCACCGCGGCCACTTATCGGCGCGCCGCCGAGGCGCAATACGATCCCGTCCCGGTGAGTTATCAGCAGTCCCAGCACCTTCGCTATTACCGGCGCCAGGTCAGCCGCGGCCGCGATATCCCGCGGTTGTGCATTGGAGCCTGGGAAATCAGCGGCGTCTGCGATATCGATGCCATGACATACGCTCTGAACACTCATCTGCGGCGGCACGACACCTACCACGACCGGTTTGCGTTCGGCGACAACGACG is part of the Mycobacterium mantenii genome and encodes:
- a CDS encoding NAD-dependent malic enzyme, producing MADELRGPARLFDALTTKGTAFTEAERRRLGLLGLLPTTVKTLQQQAAHCWHEFSTRRDDLDKHIYLRALQDRNETLFYRVLLDHIAEALPIVYTPTVGEACQRFSEIYRRPRGLFVSYAEGNCLDEVLNNRPQREVDVIVVTDGQRILGLGDQGIGGMGIPIGKLSLYTLIGGIDPARTLPIVLDVGTDNSELLDDPQYLGWRHRRIDDDAYHAFVDKFVAAVRKHLPNVLLQWEDFATAHALPILARYRDKLLTFNDDIQGTAAVTVGALHGAAKVAGRPLSQQQVVMLGAGSAGIGVLDMIRRQMMNEGLSQQAASQRIWVVDVVGLLTDDRTDLSDAQRGFAQPAGRVAGWGLLGPAQLADVVHHVDVGVLLGLSTAAGAFTESIVREIAAKTERPIIFPLSNPTSRAEAHPAELDQWTDGRALIATGSPFAPLHRNGVEHSVAQCNNVYIFPAMGLAVTAAEATCVTDEMMRVAAETLGEASPALADPDQPLLPAWSDVPDIAVRIAHAVAVQAVADGVAPARSDAELTERIAQVRWLPEYSSDP